The Megasphaera stantonii genome includes a window with the following:
- a CDS encoding P-II family nitrogen regulator, whose protein sequence is MDRKITKIDIVTRPSKLEELKDALNAIGVMGMTVSQVYGCGLQKGHVEVYRGQKYAINLLPHIKVETVVCEVPVEKVIETAQRVCKTGKVGDGKIFVFDVEDAVRIRTGDRGPEAIMDEK, encoded by the coding sequence ATGGACAGAAAAATTACTAAGATAGACATCGTAACCCGGCCCAGCAAGCTGGAAGAACTGAAGGATGCCCTCAACGCCATCGGCGTCATGGGCATGACCGTCAGCCAGGTCTACGGCTGCGGCCTCCAGAAAGGCCACGTCGAAGTATACCGGGGCCAGAAATACGCCATCAACCTGCTGCCGCACATCAAGGTCGAAACAGTCGTATGCGAGGTGCCTGTAGAAAAAGTCATCGAAACGGCCCAGCGCGTCTGCAAGACCGGCAAGGTCGGTGACGGCAAGATCTTCGTCTTCGACGTCGAAGACGCCGTCCGCATCCGCACCGGCGACAGGGGGCCGGAAGCCATTATGGACGAAAAATAA
- a CDS encoding ammonium transporter: MTKGWSILRLALACTALSAPTAFAADPASAIDPGDTAWVLISAALVFIMTPGLGFFYGGMVRNKNVLTTIMQSFFIVAMISVEWILIGYAMTFGSDINGFIGSLDKVGLTGVGMSVLANGTIPELAFVAFQCMFAVITPALITGAFAERMKFHAFTVFILLWAIFIYNPMAHWVWGGGFLAQLGALDFAGGLVIHILSGVSGLTLCILLGRRQGYGRIPMLPHNLPMTVLGAALLWFGWFGFNAGSALGANGLAANAFIASQGAAAAATVAWVVIEWAVNGKPTILGAASGCIAGLVAITPAAGFVAPLPAVIIGAIGGAVCYFAVAVVKAKFGYDDSLDAFGIHGIGGTWGSIATGLWATTEVNPAGANGLFYGETHLLFAQVVSTVVAYVFAIVGTIILYKIISSIMKVRADKEEEISGLDITEHGERGYNYAITAGSPFGESLNTPVVSPSTISDIGVSGHQL, translated from the coding sequence ATGACAAAAGGGTGGTCCATTTTGCGCCTGGCTCTGGCCTGCACGGCCTTGTCCGCGCCGACGGCATTTGCCGCCGATCCGGCATCGGCCATCGACCCAGGCGATACAGCCTGGGTCCTCATCAGCGCGGCGCTCGTATTTATTATGACGCCTGGTTTAGGTTTCTTCTATGGCGGCATGGTCCGCAATAAAAACGTACTGACGACCATTATGCAGAGTTTCTTCATCGTCGCCATGATTTCTGTCGAATGGATTTTAATCGGCTACGCTATGACGTTTGGTTCGGATATTAACGGATTTATTGGTTCCTTAGACAAAGTAGGCCTGACGGGCGTCGGCATGTCCGTCCTGGCTAACGGCACGATTCCCGAACTGGCTTTCGTCGCCTTCCAGTGTATGTTCGCCGTCATTACGCCGGCCTTGATTACCGGCGCGTTTGCCGAACGGATGAAATTCCATGCGTTTACAGTGTTCATCCTGCTCTGGGCTATTTTCATTTACAATCCCATGGCCCACTGGGTATGGGGCGGCGGCTTCCTGGCCCAGCTCGGCGCTCTCGACTTTGCCGGCGGCTTGGTTATTCATATCCTGTCCGGCGTTTCGGGTCTTACGCTTTGCATTCTTCTCGGCAGACGCCAGGGCTACGGCCGCATTCCCATGCTGCCCCATAACCTGCCCATGACGGTTCTCGGCGCGGCTCTCCTGTGGTTCGGCTGGTTCGGCTTCAACGCCGGCAGCGCCCTCGGCGCCAACGGCCTGGCTGCCAACGCCTTCATCGCATCCCAGGGCGCAGCCGCTGCGGCGACCGTGGCATGGGTCGTTATCGAATGGGCTGTCAATGGTAAACCGACCATTCTCGGCGCAGCTTCCGGCTGCATCGCCGGCCTCGTAGCCATTACGCCGGCAGCCGGCTTTGTCGCTCCGCTTCCCGCCGTCATCATCGGCGCTATCGGCGGCGCAGTTTGTTACTTTGCCGTCGCCGTCGTCAAAGCCAAATTCGGCTACGACGATTCGCTCGACGCCTTCGGCATCCACGGCATCGGCGGGACTTGGGGCTCTATCGCCACAGGCCTCTGGGCTACGACGGAAGTCAACCCGGCCGGCGCCAACGGCTTATTCTATGGCGAAACGCATCTGCTCTTCGCTCAGGTCGTCTCGACAGTCGTCGCCTACGTCTTCGCCATCGTCGGCACGATTATCCTGTATAAGATTATCAGCTCTATCATGAAAGTCCGCGCCGACAAGGAAGAAGAAATCTCCGGCCTGGACATTACCGAACACGGCGAACGGGGCTACAACTACGCCATTACAGCCGGCAGCCCCTTCGGCGAAAGCCTGAATACACCCGTCGTCTCGCCGTCTACGATCAGCGACATCGGCGTCAGCGGTCATCAGTTATAG
- a CDS encoding AEC family transporter: MVFLFIIEHTMLPIFGLVLIGFLLDRKFHIDVKTLSKFMFYLVIPSFIFTNVYETEFPPASVTMIAAMTVFMVFCFFLANLVSHWRRYDEGMIQSCRNALMFNNTGNLGVALIILVFSHAPFVVDGQTPYLAEAMVVQIIIFIVQSVSLNTLGLYQAGRGRLSAADTLRVMFRMPMIYFLAAALLVRSTGWNAEEFFFWPIMEMAGKSLLPVAMVSIGAQLSQTKIHWFDKDVWIISLLKMTVLPLFGLVMIYAANALMPGTFTAVSAMVFLIYCAIPTAVNTALFAIEFGNNADYATQIVMNTTALSAISLTFYIFIGHILFV, encoded by the coding sequence ATGGTGTTCCTATTTATTATCGAGCATACGATGCTGCCTATCTTCGGGCTCGTCCTCATCGGCTTCCTGTTAGACCGGAAATTTCACATAGACGTAAAAACCCTGTCCAAGTTCATGTTTTACCTGGTCATTCCCAGCTTCATTTTCACCAACGTATACGAAACGGAATTTCCCCCGGCCAGCGTGACGATGATCGCCGCCATGACCGTCTTCATGGTCTTTTGTTTTTTCCTGGCCAATCTCGTCAGCCACTGGCGCCGCTATGACGAAGGCATGATACAGTCATGCCGCAACGCCCTCATGTTCAATAACACAGGCAACTTGGGCGTAGCCCTCATCATCCTCGTCTTTTCCCATGCCCCCTTCGTCGTCGACGGCCAGACGCCCTACCTTGCCGAAGCCATGGTCGTCCAAATCATCATCTTCATCGTCCAAAGCGTATCGCTCAATACCCTCGGCCTCTATCAGGCCGGCCGCGGGCGGCTGTCAGCTGCCGATACGCTGCGCGTCATGTTCCGCATGCCCATGATTTACTTCCTCGCCGCGGCCCTCCTCGTCCGCTCGACAGGCTGGAACGCCGAAGAATTCTTCTTCTGGCCCATCATGGAAATGGCCGGCAAATCGCTGCTGCCCGTCGCCATGGTCAGCATTGGAGCGCAGCTGTCCCAGACGAAGATACACTGGTTTGACAAGGACGTGTGGATCATCAGCCTGCTGAAGATGACCGTCCTGCCCCTCTTCGGCCTGGTCATGATATACGCGGCCAACGCCCTGATGCCCGGCACCTTTACGGCTGTCAGCGCCATGGTCTTCCTCATCTACTGCGCCATTCCGACGGCGGTCAACACGGCCCTCTTTGCTATCGAATTCGGCAACAACGCCGATTACGCCACGCAGATCGTCATGAACACGACGGCCCTCAGCGCCATCTCCCTGACGTTCTATATCTTCATCGGCCACATCCTGTTCGTTTGA